Proteins from one Ktedonobacterales bacterium genomic window:
- the radC gene encoding DNA repair protein RadC translates to MLLTKSERVEYHATVREMAVDDRPRERLQYYGPEALQTAELLAIILRTGTTKDNVIELATKLLQKYGGLAGLMRVDFGELCREYGLGAAKASQIKAALELGRRLAALQPEERAQVRSPGDAAKLVMLDMAFLQQEHLRVILLDTKNHVIHIERVYQGSVNMSVVRTAEVFRAAVSRNSPSVIIVHNHPSGDPTPSAEDVRTTEQLVQAGKHLDIEVLDHLVIGHQRFVSMKERKLGFS, encoded by the coding sequence ATGCTGCTTACCAAGTCGGAGAGGGTTGAATACCATGCAACCGTTCGTGAAATGGCGGTGGATGATCGCCCACGCGAACGCCTGCAATATTACGGCCCGGAGGCCCTTCAGACGGCTGAATTATTGGCGATTATTTTGCGTACCGGAACGACCAAAGATAATGTAATTGAACTCGCCACCAAGCTGCTCCAGAAGTATGGCGGCCTGGCAGGGCTGATGCGCGTTGATTTTGGGGAACTCTGTCGTGAGTATGGGTTGGGGGCGGCCAAAGCGTCGCAGATCAAGGCGGCCCTGGAACTTGGTCGTCGGCTGGCGGCCCTCCAACCAGAGGAACGCGCGCAAGTGCGCTCTCCAGGCGATGCCGCCAAACTGGTGATGCTGGATATGGCTTTTTTGCAGCAAGAGCATCTGCGTGTCATCTTACTCGATACGAAGAATCATGTTATCCATATCGAGCGGGTCTATCAAGGCAGCGTGAATATGTCGGTGGTGCGCACAGCGGAGGTCTTTCGGGCGGCGGTGTCGCGTAACTCACCCTCGGTCATTATCGTGCATAACCATCCCAGCGGCGATCCGACCCCATCCGCTGAAGATGTGCGCACCACTGAGCAGCTAGTTCAGGCAGGCAAGCATCTTGATATTGAGGTGCTCGATCATCTGGTGATCGGCCATCAACGCTTTGTCAGTATGAAAGAGCGCAAGCTTGGATTTTCCTGA
- a CDS encoding GAF domain-containing protein translates to MAKQRGAGRDQIGRLMRQPEPELSHALNKQSQRWQPTLPEQRLAEVLRRIHATPVSLAPGQSSPLASTLQTICQAVKSACAVDQVQLWLVDDYSGQGPRARRLKRWAWSGRRSDPAAPALVDPGNDSVISHLLWAGHGSSQHILNKEAPGTLVSALFTGAAGVLLVPLAIDERPLGMLALLNERAAEDFPADTAALAELLAGHVALAVQNAQLFAAARERAVTYERGLGVVAHTAETITSTLHLSEVSEQIVSVICSFLGAQASWLMVYDEEADLLRIEAICGWDAVRDVEIVPGKSVAGEVLFTGRPTFVPDVQADPRFAVKREAAEAGIIAMLGLPLMANGRVVGVLGVNPAPGPDGIARNPLEGPDGDWLRLFAGQAGAAVQNARLYESLQAEHALAERMAHASQRHAGEMETIFESMAEGVAVFDTNGQLVRLNRAGASLAGVSTSKLLTLSATALGTGISEKVASKEFGLVRHPLILRALAGEVINGEELTMTRADGVQVALQVSVAPLYDRQEQVAGAVAIMEDVTERQEYQRRQLAVGWVAAALNHPLDLKETLDTAVEALTAALGADDSAIMLADEGQGVLRIASQRGYGGFSKIFPVLPIDAPLNPSLAFRTRKVQVFDTSVGDALGGSHPLYEALKQDGLQASLSAPLLAQDQALGVLVYSYTKPHHFSANEQQVARAIADQIALAVVNARLYEEVADYAAWEENERRTLQTIIDALPAGIILRDEHGKLFMYNEAALKLAFNYAEMQSARQAGQMSVEPVWKVTRPDGTPVEAGAFPSQLAVQTGKPVREMQFLLRQTDGRMVPVLTNAVSVQDTDSNFTLGLAVFQDITALKELERHKDEFISVASHELRGPLTVIRGQAQLLQRQLRRQEKQGELPQALLHVMESIESIESQTARLNDLVNDLLDVSRIQAGKLTLQRGTALLAPLVTKAVQHWKPASDRHTLSLEMNIPTEEVVGHWDARRVEQILNNLIANALKYSPEGGEVNVCVEVEDERKQVLISVRDEGVGIPPEALPHLFERFYRAGNVSSIGGTGLGLYISQRLAVAHGGDLWAESPGLAKGSVFYLRLPLE, encoded by the coding sequence TTGGCTAAACAACGTGGCGCCGGGCGAGATCAGATTGGCAGGCTGATGAGACAACCAGAACCAGAACTTTCACATGCGCTCAATAAGCAAAGCCAGCGCTGGCAGCCCACGTTGCCAGAACAGCGGCTGGCCGAGGTTCTCAGGCGCATCCACGCGACACCTGTTTCTTTAGCGCCTGGACAAAGTAGCCCGCTTGCCTCTACTCTGCAAACCATATGCCAGGCGGTGAAGAGCGCCTGTGCAGTCGATCAGGTGCAACTCTGGCTGGTTGATGACTACAGCGGGCAAGGGCCGCGTGCGCGCCGATTGAAGCGTTGGGCCTGGTCGGGGAGGCGCTCTGACCCCGCTGCGCCAGCCCTGGTCGATCCGGGGAATGACTCGGTAATCTCTCATCTGCTGTGGGCAGGACATGGGAGTTCCCAGCATATTCTGAACAAAGAGGCTCCAGGCACACTGGTTTCTGCGCTCTTTACGGGGGCCGCAGGAGTGCTGCTGGTTCCGCTGGCGATAGATGAGCGCCCGCTGGGGATGTTGGCGCTGCTCAATGAGCGTGCAGCGGAGGACTTTCCTGCTGATACCGCCGCGTTGGCAGAACTTCTGGCCGGGCATGTGGCGCTGGCGGTGCAGAACGCGCAGCTTTTCGCAGCGGCGCGGGAGCGTGCCGTTACCTATGAGCGCGGACTCGGCGTGGTAGCGCATACCGCAGAAACCATCACCTCGACATTACATTTGAGCGAGGTCTCAGAACAGATTGTTTCCGTCATTTGTTCGTTCCTTGGAGCGCAAGCGTCCTGGTTAATGGTCTATGATGAAGAGGCCGATCTGCTGCGCATAGAGGCGATTTGTGGGTGGGATGCGGTGCGCGATGTCGAGATCGTTCCTGGGAAGAGCGTTGCTGGTGAGGTGCTGTTCACCGGACGCCCGACGTTTGTGCCGGATGTCCAGGCTGATCCACGTTTCGCCGTGAAGCGCGAGGCTGCTGAGGCGGGGATTATTGCGATGCTTGGATTGCCATTGATGGCGAATGGGCGGGTTGTGGGGGTGCTTGGTGTCAACCCGGCTCCTGGGCCAGATGGCATCGCGCGCAATCCGCTGGAAGGGCCAGACGGCGATTGGTTGCGCCTCTTTGCGGGGCAGGCTGGCGCGGCTGTTCAGAACGCCCGACTTTATGAGAGCCTGCAAGCTGAGCATGCGCTTGCCGAGCGTATGGCCCATGCCTCGCAGCGGCACGCTGGTGAGATGGAGACGATCTTTGAGAGCATGGCGGAAGGGGTTGCTGTCTTCGATACCAATGGGCAACTGGTCCGCCTCAATCGAGCAGGGGCGTCGCTGGCGGGGGTTTCAACCTCAAAGCTGCTCACGCTCTCAGCAACCGCGCTGGGGACAGGTATTTCGGAAAAGGTGGCAAGCAAGGAGTTTGGGCTGGTACGCCATCCCTTGATCTTGCGGGCGCTTGCGGGCGAGGTGATAAACGGCGAGGAGCTGACAATGACGCGAGCCGATGGCGTTCAGGTGGCGCTTCAGGTCAGCGTGGCGCCACTTTACGATAGGCAGGAGCAGGTAGCTGGTGCTGTGGCGATCATGGAGGATGTGACCGAGCGGCAGGAGTATCAACGCAGGCAGCTTGCTGTTGGCTGGGTGGCGGCGGCGCTCAACCATCCGCTGGACTTGAAAGAAACCCTCGATACGGCTGTAGAGGCGCTTACCGCAGCCCTTGGCGCTGATGATTCGGCGATTATGCTGGCTGATGAGGGCCAGGGCGTACTTCGTATAGCCTCGCAGCGTGGCTATGGGGGATTTAGTAAAATCTTTCCGGTGCTGCCAATTGACGCGCCGTTAAATCCCTCGCTCGCCTTCAGAACGCGCAAGGTGCAGGTGTTTGATACCAGTGTGGGCGATGCCCTTGGTGGATCGCATCCGCTGTATGAGGCGCTGAAACAAGACGGGCTTCAGGCAAGCCTGTCAGCGCCGCTTCTGGCGCAAGATCAGGCGCTGGGTGTGCTGGTCTATTCCTATACCAAGCCGCACCATTTTTCAGCAAACGAGCAGCAGGTGGCGCGCGCGATTGCCGATCAAATCGCGCTGGCGGTGGTGAACGCGCGGCTGTATGAAGAGGTAGCCGATTATGCCGCCTGGGAAGAGAACGAGCGCCGAACTCTCCAGACCATCATTGACGCGCTGCCTGCCGGAATCATTTTGCGTGATGAGCATGGAAAGCTGTTTATGTACAATGAGGCGGCGCTGAAGTTGGCCTTCAACTATGCCGAGATGCAATCCGCCCGCCAGGCAGGGCAAATGTCCGTTGAGCCAGTGTGGAAAGTCACCAGGCCAGATGGCACGCCAGTAGAGGCGGGCGCTTTCCCGTCTCAATTAGCGGTTCAGACAGGCAAGCCAGTCAGAGAAATGCAGTTTCTGCTGCGCCAGACTGATGGGCGCATGGTACCCGTTCTGACGAATGCAGTGTCGGTGCAGGATACCGATAGCAATTTCACGCTGGGCCTGGCGGTCTTTCAGGACATTACGGCGCTCAAAGAACTGGAGCGGCATAAAGACGAGTTTATCTCGGTTGCCAGCCACGAGTTACGTGGCCCGCTGACGGTGATTCGGGGGCAGGCGCAGTTACTCCAGCGCCAGTTACGACGCCAGGAAAAGCAGGGGGAGCTTCCCCAGGCGCTGCTGCATGTGATGGAATCTATCGAGAGTATCGAGTCCCAGACAGCACGCTTAAATGATCTGGTCAATGATCTGCTGGATGTTTCGCGCATTCAGGCGGGCAAGCTGACACTTCAGCGCGGGACGGCGCTTCTCGCGCCGTTGGTTACGAAGGCGGTGCAGCACTGGAAACCGGCGTCTGATCGCCACACGCTCAGCCTGGAGATGAATATTCCCACCGAGGAGGTGGTGGGACATTGGGATGCCCGGCGGGTGGAACAGATTCTGAATAACCTGATCGCTAACGCGCTGAAATATAGCCCGGAGGGGGGCGAGGTGAACGTTTGCGTGGAGGTTGAGGACGAGAGGAAGCAAGTGCTGATTAGCGTGCGTGACGAGGGGGTGGGCATCCCGCCAGAGGCGCTGCCCCATCTGTTCGAGCGTTTTTATCGGGCAGGGAATGTAAGCAGCATCGGCGGAACAGGTCTGGGTTTGTATATCAGCCAGCGGCTTGCTGTGGCGCATGGCGGTGATCTCTGGGCGGAGTCGCCTGGTCTGGCGAAGGGCAGCGTCTTCTACCTCCGGCTGCCCCTCGAATAG
- a CDS encoding DMT family transporter has protein sequence MKQEEREGSASVASDAPAWGRARDGSQRQNALIGLALVLTSAAGYGSQAIFARLAYAAGANVSTVLLLRFILAIAVLWPVLLLGGRGKHAWAAIRRPKRLLSLLALGILFSGNSIAFFTALTYLHTAVVELLLYLYPGVVLALSAIFLRERLGLLKVAALLFAVGGSALTVGPLGAVALPGVTGGKVALGLALGMSAALVYAVYILIGNRLTAGTPADVTAAVSMTGTTLVFALGALVGDGATLHLSLNAWAAIGGVALFSTVIASTFFLAGLERLGPSRAAILATVEPVVTLILATLILNDPPLWFQVVGAALIVVAVVLAQFAPRAQTRLAEK, from the coding sequence ATGAAACAGGAGGAGCGCGAGGGGAGTGCCAGCGTTGCCTCGGATGCGCCCGCTTGGGGGCGCGCGCGAGACGGTAGCCAGCGGCAAAACGCTCTCATTGGCCTGGCGCTGGTCCTCACGTCGGCGGCAGGCTATGGCTCGCAGGCGATCTTTGCCCGGCTGGCCTACGCGGCAGGCGCGAATGTTTCTACGGTGCTGCTGCTGCGCTTTATCCTGGCGATTGCGGTGTTGTGGCCGGTGCTGCTGCTGGGTGGGCGTGGCAAACACGCCTGGGCCGCCATCAGGCGGCCAAAGCGCCTGCTTTCGCTGCTGGCGCTGGGCATCCTCTTTTCGGGCAATTCCATTGCCTTCTTTACGGCGCTAACCTATCTGCATACAGCGGTGGTGGAACTGCTGCTGTACCTCTATCCAGGGGTGGTGCTGGCGCTGTCGGCGATCTTTTTGCGCGAGCGCCTGGGGCTGTTGAAGGTAGCCGCCTTATTGTTTGCTGTAGGCGGCTCGGCCCTGACGGTTGGGCCATTGGGCGCAGTGGCGCTGCCAGGCGTCACTGGAGGGAAGGTCGCGCTGGGGTTGGCGTTGGGGATGAGTGCCGCCCTGGTGTATGCGGTCTATATTTTGATCGGCAATCGGCTGACGGCAGGGACTCCGGCAGATGTGACCGCCGCCGTGAGTATGACTGGAACAACGCTGGTTTTCGCGCTTGGGGCACTGGTGGGAGATGGCGCGACGCTGCATCTCTCTCTCAACGCCTGGGCGGCCATCGGCGGGGTGGCTTTATTTTCTACGGTCATTGCCAGCACCTTCTTTCTTGCCGGATTGGAACGGCTGGGGCCAAGCCGCGCGGCCATTCTGGCAACGGTTGAGCCGGTCGTGACGCTGATCCTGGCAACACTGATACTCAATGACCCGCCGCTCTGGTTTCAGGTGGTTGGCGCCGCGCTGATTGTGGTAGCCGTCGTGCTGGCTCAATTTGCCCCACGCGCACAGACGCGCCTGGCAGAAAAATAG
- the glnA gene encoding type I glutamate--ammonia ligase, protein MSRSPEQSYNQPPQEDVQRLVSEAERRSVRFVNLEFTDVVGIVKSVTIPVDQFPDCLAHGKWFDGSAIEAFARIAESDMYLRPDLSTFAIIPWSAPNDVTARIICDVLTPAGERYQGDPRAVLRRALHKAEQQGFHYIVSPELEFFLLQRAEGKPAPLPHDQGSYFDLSTDLAAAVRREMVQALQAMGPRIESSHHEVAAGQHELDFEPADAMTGADAIMTARYTLKAIAQQHDLYATFLPKPFYGINGSGMHIHQQLLRLEDGSNAFADPADHEYGLSPLARHFLAGQLAHARGMSAILDPLVNSYKRLAPGYEAPVMISWGRVNREALLRVPRVNPNQTRNTRIELRSPDPSCNPYLALAVMLEAGLDGVANQLPLPAPVEESLYMLDETARLRRHVALLPETLGEALEDLKRDPIVREALGEHIADRFLEAKTIEWMEYRKQVHAWELDRYLELF, encoded by the coding sequence ATGAGCCGATCTCCTGAACAATCATATAATCAACCCCCGCAAGAAGACGTACAGCGCCTGGTAAGCGAGGCCGAACGGCGCAGTGTGCGCTTTGTAAACCTGGAGTTCACCGATGTTGTGGGCATCGTCAAGAGCGTCACCATTCCGGTTGATCAATTTCCTGATTGCCTGGCACATGGCAAGTGGTTCGATGGCTCGGCGATTGAAGCCTTTGCGCGCATCGCCGAAAGCGATATGTACCTGCGGCCCGACCTTTCGACCTTTGCCATCATTCCCTGGAGCGCGCCCAACGATGTCACCGCGCGCATCATTTGCGACGTGCTGACCCCGGCGGGCGAACGCTATCAGGGCGACCCTCGCGCCGTCCTGCGGCGCGCGCTCCACAAAGCCGAGCAGCAGGGGTTTCACTATATCGTCTCGCCTGAACTGGAGTTCTTTCTGCTTCAGCGGGCCGAAGGCAAGCCTGCCCCGCTCCCTCACGATCAGGGCAGCTACTTTGACCTTTCGACTGATCTCGCGGCGGCGGTCCGTCGGGAGATGGTCCAGGCGCTCCAGGCTATGGGGCCGCGCATCGAGAGCAGCCACCACGAAGTCGCCGCCGGACAGCACGAACTGGATTTCGAGCCAGCCGACGCCATGACCGGCGCTGACGCCATTATGACCGCTCGCTATACGCTCAAGGCTATTGCCCAGCAGCACGACCTCTATGCCACCTTCCTGCCCAAGCCGTTCTACGGCATCAACGGCTCTGGTATGCACATCCATCAGCAGCTTTTACGCCTGGAAGATGGCTCCAACGCCTTTGCCGACCCAGCCGATCACGAATACGGCCTGTCGCCCCTGGCGCGCCATTTCCTGGCGGGTCAGCTAGCCCACGCGCGCGGCATGAGCGCCATTCTGGACCCGCTGGTCAACTCCTATAAGCGCCTGGCGCCGGGCTATGAAGCGCCCGTCATGATTAGCTGGGGCCGGGTCAACCGCGAGGCGCTGCTGCGCGTGCCGCGAGTGAACCCGAACCAGACCAGGAATACCCGCATCGAACTGCGATCCCCGGACCCAAGCTGCAATCCCTACCTGGCGCTGGCGGTGATGCTCGAAGCCGGGCTGGATGGCGTTGCGAACCAGTTGCCCTTGCCCGCGCCTGTCGAGGAAAGCCTGTATATGCTCGATGAAACGGCCCGCCTGCGCCGCCACGTCGCCTTGCTGCCGGAAACGCTCGGCGAAGCCCTCGAAGACCTCAAACGCGATCCGATTGTCCGCGAGGCGCTGGGCGAACATATCGCCGATCGCTTTCTGGAAGCCAAGACCATCGAATGGATGGAATACCGCAAGCAAGTCCACGCCTGGGAGCTGGATCGGTATCTCGAACTTTTCTAA
- a CDS encoding molybdopterin-dependent oxidoreductase: protein MSVEKTARRTWGRASEGALAGAVAGALAVGIEILARTITGLPSPVELLGDQGTRFIPGPLFEFLLGVFGHAAKYLYFTGISLAQIAGLALLTALGFAMRGLVIRRRALTDAAPAIQAPVGWWFSAPLAACAWLLSGALALPFMGAGLFGANLPVGTLVVMVALLVPAAAFGVGLPLSQRGLRWLAPKLIGSPKLQRAFSPSRRLFLKRVSIGLVILGVGSLAWKFITEGIGNGSAAGANSLDGPPPPERITPAPTPAYGAWQTVNGETPELTSVNDFYYVSKNVYTDPSLDAGSWRLTVNGEGVEHPFTLSYQDVMNLPAVEQITTLECISNVVGGNLLSSARWKGVPLQDLLERAGVKAGATKVVFHAADSYTDSIHLSKALDPMTLLVYLMNDQPLTQAHGFPARMIVPGIYGMKHCKWITQIEVVNYNFLGYWQQEGWNDDAVINLGARIDVPFNNASLPVNQQTTIAGVAFAGAKGVSAVDVSTDNGRTWRRAALKKPLGAVTWTLWELPWQPTSKETYAIVARMIDLQGYYQQPVLAAPYPNGATGYHRIYVDAS from the coding sequence ATGAGCGTGGAAAAAACCGCTCGCCGTACCTGGGGGCGCGCTTCCGAGGGCGCGCTGGCTGGCGCTGTGGCAGGTGCGCTGGCTGTGGGTATCGAGATACTGGCGCGAACCATCACCGGCCTGCCTTCACCCGTTGAGTTGCTGGGAGACCAGGGTACACGCTTCATCCCTGGCCCCCTCTTCGAGTTTCTACTAGGCGTTTTTGGGCACGCCGCCAAATATCTCTACTTTACCGGCATTTCACTTGCTCAGATAGCTGGCCTGGCGCTGCTCACTGCTCTTGGGTTCGCTATGCGGGGCCTGGTCATCCGGCGGCGCGCCTTGACCGACGCAGCGCCCGCCATACAGGCGCCAGTTGGCTGGTGGTTCAGCGCGCCGCTGGCCGCCTGCGCCTGGCTGCTCAGCGGCGCGCTGGCGCTGCCCTTCATGGGCGCGGGCCTCTTTGGCGCAAACCTGCCGGTAGGGACATTGGTGGTTATGGTTGCTTTGCTGGTCCCAGCGGCAGCCTTTGGCGTCGGTCTCCCTCTGAGTCAGCGCGGCCTGCGCTGGCTGGCCCCAAAACTGATCGGCTCGCCAAAGCTCCAGCGCGCGTTTTCGCCCAGCCGCCGCCTCTTCCTCAAGCGGGTTTCTATTGGCCTGGTCATCCTGGGCGTGGGTTCGCTGGCCTGGAAGTTCATCACAGAGGGCATCGGCAACGGCAGCGCGGCAGGCGCAAACTCCCTGGACGGCCCCCCTCCGCCAGAGCGTATCACCCCCGCGCCCACGCCAGCCTATGGCGCGTGGCAGACCGTCAACGGCGAGACTCCCGAATTGACCAGCGTTAATGACTTTTACTATGTCTCCAAAAATGTCTATACTGACCCCAGCCTGGATGCCGGTTCCTGGCGTCTGACTGTCAACGGCGAAGGCGTCGAGCATCCCTTTACGCTCTCGTACCAGGATGTGATGAACCTTCCGGCGGTTGAGCAGATCACCACTCTGGAGTGTATCAGCAACGTCGTGGGCGGCAATCTGCTGAGCAGCGCCCGATGGAAAGGTGTGCCGCTGCAAGATTTGTTGGAGCGCGCGGGCGTCAAAGCAGGCGCTACCAAAGTGGTCTTTCACGCCGCCGACAGCTACACCGATAGCATCCATCTCAGCAAAGCACTGGACCCCATGACCCTGCTGGTCTATCTGATGAACGATCAACCTCTGACACAGGCGCATGGCTTTCCTGCGCGGATGATCGTCCCTGGCATCTATGGAATGAAGCATTGCAAATGGATTACCCAGATTGAAGTCGTCAATTATAATTTTCTAGGCTACTGGCAGCAGGAAGGCTGGAACGACGATGCCGTCATCAACCTGGGCGCGCGCATTGACGTACCGTTCAATAACGCTTCGCTGCCGGTGAACCAGCAGACCACCATCGCTGGCGTCGCGTTTGCAGGCGCTAAAGGCGTGAGTGCTGTTGATGTCAGCACCGATAACGGGCGCACCTGGCGGCGCGCCGCCTTGAAAAAGCCGCTGGGAGCCGTTACCTGGACACTCTGGGAATTGCCCTGGCAGCCTACCAGCAAGGAGACGTATGCCATCGTCGCGCGCATGATTGACCTGCAAGGATATTATCAACAGCCAGTGCTTGCCGCCCCCTATCCCAATGGCGCTACTGGCTATCACCGCATCTACGTAGATGCAAGCTAG
- a CDS encoding pitrilysin family protein translates to MSTEAPAVGMSGASAPHNYFYHAFPSGLQVVGQRMPSLSSITFGVQFGAGTKDEPTERYGLAHLMESMMFQGTKSRTVRQLTEAFETLGARKGGSASTETSTFWCQLVARQLDPALDLIADLLLEPTFPTDEFEQMRQVALQTIRRREDEPMSRLSDLLLEQFYLGSNLGHRMIGTRESMEALTPEDLRAFWSRLYRPGNALFAIAGNFDWDHLIQRLDTLFGGWLGKGEPVASERPKLGSRVVIQHYDGQQEHIGLAAPNVTFGDPDYYAAQLTSEIFGGGMTSRLFAEVREKRGLVYAVSSRFGASSVTGRFHLYAGTTPEKAHETMRVMIEEMRKLEAEGVTDDELRRAKVQLKSELVMHAETSSARMGAIAHSWWFEHRLKTIQEVREAIDAVTREQIVGLLKRFPLTDPLVVTAIGPCSREQLTENLGIKG, encoded by the coding sequence ATGAGCACTGAGGCGCCAGCAGTCGGAATGTCGGGAGCCAGCGCCCCGCATAATTATTTTTATCATGCCTTCCCCAGTGGATTGCAGGTTGTCGGCCAGCGCATGCCCAGCCTCAGCTCCATCACCTTTGGCGTCCAGTTCGGCGCAGGAACAAAGGATGAGCCGACGGAGCGGTACGGCCTGGCGCACCTGATGGAATCCATGATGTTTCAAGGCACGAAATCGCGCACGGTGCGCCAGCTTACCGAAGCCTTCGAGACTCTGGGCGCGCGGAAAGGCGGCAGCGCCAGCACTGAAACCAGCACCTTCTGGTGCCAGCTTGTAGCCCGTCAATTAGACCCGGCGCTCGATCTCATCGCCGATCTGCTGCTGGAGCCAACCTTTCCAACGGATGAATTTGAGCAGATGCGCCAGGTCGCGCTGCAAACCATCCGCCGCCGCGAAGATGAGCCAATGTCGCGCCTCTCCGATCTCTTGTTGGAGCAATTTTATCTTGGCTCCAACCTGGGCCACCGCATGATCGGCACACGCGAAAGCATGGAGGCGCTGACGCCAGAAGACTTGCGCGCGTTCTGGAGTCGCCTCTATCGTCCGGGCAACGCGCTCTTTGCCATCGCGGGAAATTTCGACTGGGACCATCTGATTCAGCGTCTGGATACCCTTTTTGGCGGGTGGTTGGGCAAGGGCGAGCCGGTTGCCTCCGAACGCCCCAAACTCGGCTCCCGCGTCGTCATCCAGCACTATGATGGGCAGCAAGAGCATATTGGCCTGGCTGCCCCCAACGTCACCTTTGGCGACCCCGACTACTACGCCGCGCAACTTACCAGCGAAATATTTGGTGGGGGCATGACTTCGCGCCTCTTTGCCGAAGTACGCGAGAAGCGTGGCCTGGTCTATGCTGTTTCCTCGCGTTTCGGAGCCAGCAGCGTCACCGGGCGTTTTCATCTGTACGCGGGGACCACCCCCGAAAAAGCGCACGAGACGATGCGGGTAATGATTGAAGAAATGCGCAAGCTGGAAGCGGAAGGCGTCACCGATGATGAACTGCGCCGGGCCAAGGTGCAGCTTAAAAGCGAACTGGTCATGCACGCTGAAACCTCCAGCGCCCGCATGGGGGCTATCGCCCATTCCTGGTGGTTCGAGCATCGCTTAAAGACCATTCAGGAGGTGCGCGAAGCGATTGATGCTGTGACCCGCGAGCAAATCGTGGGGCTGCTCAAGCGGTTTCCCCTCACTGATCCGCTTGTTGTCACCGCCATTGGCCCTTGTTCGCGCGAACAACTGACGGAAAACCTGGGTATCAAAGGCTAG